A genomic segment from Thermotoga neapolitana DSM 4359 encodes:
- a CDS encoding thiamine pyrophosphate-dependent enzyme encodes MPVNIKQLAQEFDKKEIGITQGHRLCPGCGAPITVKFVMMIARHLGYEPVVGLATGCLEVSTTIYPYTAWSVPYIHNAFENVAATMSGVETAYRALKNKGKIPEDKKYAFIAFGGDGGTYDIGLQSLSGMLERGHKVLYVLYDNEGYMNTGNQRSGSTPPGSDTTTAPVGKKLPGKVQLKKNIVEIVAAHENVYAATAALSEPMDFFAKVEKALNFDGPSFLAVLSPCVRFWRVNDDKTVEISKLAVETKYWPLYEVERGVYRVTRKPRQFKPVEEFLRAQGRFRKLLSRPDAKEIIDELQEYVDRRWERLLALEEATKDKPIR; translated from the coding sequence ATGCCCGTTAACATAAAACAACTGGCACAGGAGTTCGACAAGAAGGAAATAGGTATCACACAGGGTCACAGACTCTGTCCCGGATGTGGTGCTCCAATCACGGTCAAATTCGTTATGATGATCGCAAGACACCTTGGATACGAACCCGTTGTTGGACTAGCGACAGGTTGTCTGGAGGTTTCCACCACCATCTATCCCTACACCGCCTGGAGCGTTCCCTACATCCACAACGCCTTCGAAAACGTAGCAGCAACGATGAGCGGTGTAGAAACCGCTTACAGGGCTCTTAAGAACAAAGGAAAGATTCCAGAAGACAAAAAGTACGCTTTCATCGCGTTCGGAGGAGACGGAGGAACGTACGATATAGGACTTCAGTCACTCTCCGGTATGCTTGAAAGAGGCCACAAGGTGCTTTATGTCCTCTACGACAACGAAGGTTACATGAACACAGGAAACCAGAGATCCGGTTCCACACCACCGGGTTCTGACACCACAACGGCTCCCGTTGGAAAGAAACTCCCCGGAAAAGTCCAGTTGAAAAAGAACATCGTCGAGATCGTGGCAGCCCATGAGAACGTCTACGCCGCAACTGCCGCCCTGTCCGAGCCAATGGACTTCTTCGCCAAGGTGGAAAAGGCACTGAACTTCGACGGACCTTCTTTCCTTGCAGTGCTCTCCCCCTGTGTCAGGTTCTGGAGGGTGAACGACGACAAAACGGTTGAGATCTCAAAACTCGCAGTGGAAACAAAGTACTGGCCCCTGTACGAAGTGGAAAGGGGAGTTTACAGAGTCACAAGAAAGCCAAGACAGTTCAAACCCGTGGAGGAATTTCTGAGGGCCCAAGGAAGGTTCAGAAAACTGCTTTCAAGACCCGACGCGAAAGAGATCATAGATGAACTTCAGGAATACGTCGACAGAAGATGGGAAAGGCTCCTTGCGCTGGAAGAGGCCACAAAAGACAAACCGATCAGATGA
- a CDS encoding MBL fold metallo-hydrolase produces the protein MFDNEVLYDDGQHRFFFLGWEEKEEEIVQTNQYLIMDGNEGVLLDPGGAHVFPRVMSNIAEITELSSIKHIFYTHQDPDVTSGILLWLSICENAKIYISSLWVRFLPHFGIFDQKRIVPIPDKGSKIKLSSGKELEILPAHFLHSTGNFVVYDPVAKILFSGDIGAAVFERGKRYRYVDNFEHHVPLMEAFHKRYMASNAVCKKWVDMVSKRPIEMIAPQHGAVFRGESVKKFLEWFRNLKCGVDLVDTLYSV, from the coding sequence ATGTTCGATAACGAGGTTCTCTACGATGATGGACAGCACAGGTTCTTCTTCCTGGGATGGGAAGAAAAGGAGGAAGAGATTGTTCAGACGAACCAGTACCTGATAATGGACGGTAACGAGGGAGTCCTTCTAGATCCCGGAGGAGCACACGTCTTTCCACGTGTCATGTCCAACATCGCTGAGATAACGGAACTTTCCAGTATAAAACACATATTTTACACGCATCAGGACCCTGATGTCACCTCCGGAATTCTCTTGTGGCTTTCCATATGCGAGAACGCGAAGATATACATTTCCTCTCTCTGGGTCAGATTCCTCCCTCACTTTGGAATTTTCGATCAGAAAAGAATCGTTCCCATCCCGGACAAAGGATCGAAGATAAAACTTTCAAGCGGAAAAGAACTCGAGATACTGCCCGCTCACTTTCTCCACTCAACCGGAAACTTCGTCGTTTACGATCCTGTTGCGAAGATACTGTTCTCTGGTGACATCGGAGCGGCAGTGTTCGAGCGCGGAAAGAGGTACAGATACGTCGACAACTTTGAACATCACGTTCCGTTGATGGAGGCATTTCACAAAAGATACATGGCTTCCAACGCAGTCTGTAAAAAATGGGTGGACATGGTATCAAAGAGGCCCATAGAGATGATAGCCCCACAGCATGGTGCTGTTTTCAGAGGAGAGTCCGTGAAGAAGTTCCTGGAATGGTTCAGAAATCTCAAGTGTGGAGTCGACCTTGTTGACACTCTCTATTCTGTGTGA
- the porD gene encoding pyruvate synthase subunit PorD, whose protein sequence is MSLKSWKEIPIGGVIDKPGTAREYKTGTWRVMRPILHKEKCIDCMFCWLYCPDQAIVQEGGIMKGFNYDYCKGCGLCANVCPKQAIEMRPETEFLGEEG, encoded by the coding sequence ATGTCCCTTAAAAGCTGGAAAGAAATCCCCATCGGTGGTGTCATCGACAAACCGGGAACGGCAAGAGAATACAAAACGGGAACATGGCGTGTTATGAGGCCCATACTTCACAAAGAAAAATGTATAGATTGTATGTTCTGCTGGCTGTACTGTCCTGATCAGGCAATCGTTCAGGAAGGCGGAATCATGAAGGGATTCAACTACGACTACTGCAAGGGTTGCGGACTCTGTGCAAACGTCTGTCCAAAGCAGGCTATAGAGATGAGACCTGAGACGGAGTTTCTGGGTGAGGAGGGATGA
- the nuoF gene encoding NADH-quinone oxidoreductase subunit NuoF: protein MPLTTNTILICAGGACISAGEKSVKDAFEEELKKYGLDEVVRVIETGCMGACTLGPIAVIYPEGVFYQKLTPDAAKEIVEEHILKGRIVEKHLYRAPEGKPVPRVHEEVPFFKKQVKIVTRNLGVIDPTKIEEYIARDGYFALAKALQMKPEDVIKEIKDSGLRGRGGAGFPTGLKWELAAKQKAEKKFVVCNADEGDPGAFMDRSVLEGDPHAVIEGMAIAAYAIGAQKGFVYVRAEYPLAIERLSIALEQAREYGFLGENIMGTDFSFDIEIRIGAGAFVCGEETALMASIEGERGQPRVKPPYPVEKGLWGYPTVINNVETLANVPWIIRNGAKEFRKYGTETSPGTKVFALAGKVKNTGLVEVPMGITLRELIYEIGGGIVGDKKLKAVQTGGPSGGCIPAEYIDTPVDFESLQKLGAIMGSGGMIVMDEDDCMVDVARFFLEFTVEESCGKCTPCREGTKKMLEILEKITSGEGTEEDIEELEKLANVIKDTSLCGLGQTAPNPVLSTLRYFRDEYLAHVREKKCPAKKCKALISYVIDPEKCVGCTACARVCPVQCISGQVRQPHVIDQAECVRCGSCIEVCRFGAISKVTPALPVEEAVE, encoded by the coding sequence GTGCCACTCACAACGAACACGATCCTCATCTGTGCAGGAGGAGCCTGTATCTCTGCGGGTGAAAAGAGTGTCAAGGATGCCTTCGAGGAAGAACTGAAAAAGTACGGTCTTGATGAAGTCGTCAGGGTGATAGAGACAGGCTGTATGGGTGCGTGTACGCTGGGTCCGATCGCTGTGATCTACCCGGAAGGAGTGTTCTATCAGAAACTCACCCCTGACGCGGCAAAAGAAATAGTCGAGGAACACATCCTCAAGGGAAGGATCGTCGAAAAGCATCTCTACAGAGCACCGGAAGGAAAGCCCGTTCCCAGAGTTCACGAAGAGGTGCCTTTCTTCAAAAAACAGGTGAAGATCGTCACGAGAAACCTCGGAGTCATAGATCCAACGAAGATAGAAGAGTACATAGCAAGGGACGGATACTTTGCCCTTGCAAAGGCCCTTCAGATGAAGCCAGAGGATGTGATAAAAGAGATCAAAGACAGTGGTCTCAGAGGAAGAGGAGGGGCAGGTTTTCCAACGGGGCTCAAATGGGAACTCGCTGCAAAACAGAAGGCCGAGAAGAAGTTCGTTGTCTGTAACGCAGACGAAGGAGATCCAGGAGCGTTCATGGACAGGTCTGTTCTCGAAGGAGATCCCCATGCTGTCATAGAAGGTATGGCGATCGCTGCCTACGCGATAGGTGCCCAGAAGGGCTTTGTCTACGTCAGGGCTGAATATCCCCTTGCCATAGAAAGGCTCAGCATCGCTCTTGAACAGGCAAGAGAGTACGGCTTTCTTGGAGAAAACATCATGGGAACGGATTTTTCCTTCGACATAGAGATCAGAATCGGTGCGGGAGCATTCGTCTGCGGTGAGGAGACGGCACTCATGGCTTCCATAGAGGGAGAAAGGGGCCAGCCTAGGGTGAAACCCCCGTATCCCGTTGAAAAAGGTCTGTGGGGATATCCAACGGTGATCAACAACGTGGAGACACTTGCGAACGTACCCTGGATAATAAGAAACGGTGCGAAGGAATTCAGAAAGTATGGAACAGAAACCTCTCCAGGTACGAAGGTATTCGCACTCGCCGGTAAAGTGAAGAACACAGGTCTTGTGGAAGTTCCGATGGGAATCACCCTCAGAGAACTCATCTATGAGATCGGCGGAGGAATAGTGGGAGACAAGAAACTGAAAGCCGTACAGACAGGAGGACCCAGCGGGGGATGTATTCCCGCCGAGTACATAGACACTCCCGTTGACTTCGAGTCTCTACAGAAACTGGGAGCCATCATGGGTTCTGGTGGAATGATCGTGATGGACGAGGACGACTGTATGGTCGACGTTGCAAGGTTCTTCCTTGAGTTCACCGTGGAAGAGTCCTGCGGAAAGTGTACTCCCTGCAGAGAAGGAACGAAGAAAATGCTCGAAATCCTGGAAAAGATCACATCGGGAGAGGGAACCGAGGAAGACATAGAAGAACTAGAAAAACTCGCGAACGTGATAAAGGATACTTCCCTCTGTGGACTCGGCCAGACCGCACCGAACCCCGTTCTTTCAACCCTGAGGTACTTCAGGGACGAGTATCTTGCACACGTCAGGGAGAAGAAGTGCCCTGCCAAAAAGTGTAAGGCACTCATCAGTTACGTGATAGATCCAGAAAAGTGTGTCGGCTGTACCGCCTGTGCGAGGGTGTGTCCTGTTCAGTGTATAAGTGGTCAGGTGAGACAGCCACACGTGATAGATCAGGCAGAGTGTGTCAGGTGCGGTAGCTGTATCGAGGTCTGCAGGTTCGGTGCCATCAGTAAAGTCACACCGGCTCTGCCCGTGGAGGAGGCGGTAGAATGA
- a CDS encoding (2Fe-2S) ferredoxin domain-containing protein, with amino-acid sequence MGKVKSLEELMKIKEQALKDLQLRGETGKRGKITVAMGTCGIAAGAKETLKAIVEALNEHGVNDVAVVQSGCMGLCEVEPTVEVRLEGQEPVVYGRVTPENARRIVKMHILEGRVVEDLVVKRGEV; translated from the coding sequence ATGGGTAAGGTGAAAAGCCTGGAAGAACTCATGAAGATAAAAGAGCAGGCTCTCAAAGATCTGCAACTGAGGGGTGAAACGGGTAAAAGAGGGAAGATAACGGTTGCCATGGGAACGTGCGGGATCGCCGCCGGTGCGAAAGAGACCCTGAAGGCGATCGTTGAGGCACTCAACGAACACGGTGTGAATGATGTGGCCGTGGTTCAGTCCGGTTGCATGGGTCTCTGTGAGGTTGAACCGACGGTGGAAGTGAGACTCGAAGGGCAGGAACCCGTTGTGTACGGCAGGGTGACACCTGAGAATGCAAGGAGAATAGTGAAGATGCACATACTGGAAGGTAGAGTGGTAGAAGATCTGGTTGTCAAAAGAGGAGAAGTCTGA
- the porA gene encoding pyruvate synthase subunit PorA, translating to MERVVERVAVTGAEAVANAMRQIEPDVVAAYPITPQTPIVEYFARFVADGIVKTEMIPVESEHSAMSAVVGAAAAGARAMTATSANGLALMHEIVYIAASYRLPIVMPVVNRALSGPINIHCDHSDAMAERDSGWIQLFAETNQEAYDFTILAVRLAEHSDVRLPVMVNLDGFILSHGVEPVEFYPDDLVKKFVGELKPMYPLLGTEHPVTWGPLDLYDYYFEHKRQQIEAMENVKKVFPEIAKEFEETFGRKYWFVEPYKLDDAEHVMVALGSTNSTIKYVVDELREEGHKVGALKIWMFRPFPKEQLQELLNGRKSVIVLDRAVSFGAEAPLYEAVKSSLYEVAARPSLGSYVYGLGGRDIKPEHIRKAFEDAINGNLIADEQRYLGLRE from the coding sequence ATGGAAAGGGTCGTTGAGAGAGTGGCCGTCACCGGTGCCGAAGCCGTTGCCAATGCGATGAGACAGATAGAACCCGACGTCGTCGCGGCATACCCCATAACTCCGCAAACTCCCATCGTGGAGTACTTTGCTAGATTCGTCGCAGACGGCATCGTCAAAACAGAGATGATACCCGTTGAGAGCGAACACAGTGCAATGAGTGCCGTTGTGGGAGCTGCCGCCGCAGGCGCAAGGGCGATGACGGCAACCAGTGCGAACGGTCTTGCTCTGATGCATGAGATCGTTTACATTGCCGCGTCCTACAGACTTCCCATAGTGATGCCCGTTGTGAACAGGGCCCTGAGTGGTCCGATAAACATACATTGTGATCACAGTGATGCGATGGCAGAAAGAGACTCAGGCTGGATACAGCTCTTTGCAGAGACAAACCAGGAGGCTTACGATTTCACCATCCTTGCCGTGAGACTCGCAGAACACTCCGATGTGAGACTTCCCGTCATGGTGAACCTCGATGGATTCATCCTCTCCCACGGGGTGGAACCCGTTGAGTTTTATCCTGACGACCTTGTGAAGAAGTTCGTCGGTGAACTGAAACCCATGTATCCTCTCCTGGGCACAGAACACCCGGTAACGTGGGGACCCCTCGATCTCTACGATTACTACTTCGAACACAAAAGACAGCAAATAGAAGCCATGGAAAACGTGAAGAAAGTGTTTCCGGAGATCGCAAAAGAGTTCGAAGAGACGTTCGGCAGAAAGTACTGGTTCGTCGAACCCTACAAACTGGACGATGCAGAACACGTGATGGTGGCCCTCGGTTCCACGAACAGCACGATAAAATACGTCGTCGACGAACTCAGGGAAGAAGGCCACAAAGTTGGCGCATTGAAGATATGGATGTTCAGACCGTTCCCGAAGGAACAACTTCAGGAGCTTCTCAACGGTAGAAAGAGCGTCATCGTCCTTGACAGGGCAGTCTCTTTTGGAGCGGAAGCCCCCCTGTATGAGGCTGTTAAATCCTCCCTGTACGAAGTGGCCGCAAGACCAAGCCTTGGATCCTACGTTTACGGTCTTGGTGGAAGGGATATAAAACCGGAGCACATCAGAAAGGCCTTCGAGGACGCCATAAACGGAAATCTGATCGCCGACGAACAGAGATACCTTGGTCTCAGAGAATGA
- a CDS encoding SDR family oxidoreductase produces the protein MKTDVSDEESVKNMVKKTVELYGGIDVLVNNAAITSVKSIFERSLEEWERVIRVNLTGPYICSRYCAEEMIKRGGGVIINIASTRAFQSEPDTEPYSASKGGLVALTHSLAVSLSKYRIRVVCISPGWIETSEWKKKSLRKKPDLRPIDHEQHPAGRVGNPLDIAHLCVFLADDEKAGFITGVNFTVDGGMTIKMIYEE, from the coding sequence GTGAAGACGGACGTTTCTGACGAAGAATCCGTGAAGAACATGGTGAAGAAAACCGTGGAACTCTACGGTGGAATAGACGTTCTTGTGAACAACGCCGCCATCACTTCTGTGAAAAGCATATTCGAAAGATCTCTCGAAGAGTGGGAAAGAGTGATCAGAGTGAACCTCACAGGTCCCTACATCTGTTCCAGATACTGTGCAGAAGAGATGATAAAACGTGGCGGTGGAGTGATCATAAACATTGCAAGCACAAGAGCTTTCCAGTCGGAACCAGATACGGAGCCTTATTCAGCCTCAAAAGGGGGTCTTGTTGCCCTCACCCATTCTCTGGCTGTGAGTCTTTCAAAGTACAGAATAAGAGTGGTGTGTATCAGTCCGGGATGGATAGAGACATCGGAGTGGAAGAAAAAATCTCTGAGAAAAAAACCAGACTTGAGACCCATCGATCATGAACAGCACCCCGCAGGAAGAGTGGGAAACCCGCTGGATATAGCTCACCTGTGTGTTTTCCTTGCGGACGATGAAAAGGCTGGTTTCATAACGGGAGTGAATTTCACCGTCGATGGAGGAATGACTATAAAAATGATCTATGAGGAGTGA
- a CDS encoding NAD(P)H-dependent oxidoreductase subunit E, protein MVKSKEELFKELDEFIEKNNYEGKKDVLIQVLHKAQELFGYLPADVLEFISDKLNVPLSKVYGVVTFYNFFSTKPKGKHQIKVCLGTACYVKGADRIFERFLEELKVSPDEPTSDGLFSVHGVRCLGACSMAPVVMVDDSDFYGRVTPDMVPQIINKYRREG, encoded by the coding sequence TTGGTTAAATCAAAGGAAGAACTTTTCAAGGAACTGGATGAGTTCATAGAGAAAAACAACTACGAAGGGAAAAAGGATGTGTTGATACAGGTGCTCCACAAGGCGCAAGAGTTGTTCGGATACCTTCCTGCGGACGTTCTCGAGTTCATCTCCGACAAACTCAATGTGCCACTCTCCAAGGTCTACGGTGTGGTCACTTTTTACAACTTCTTCTCCACGAAGCCAAAAGGAAAACATCAGATCAAAGTTTGTCTTGGTACCGCATGTTATGTGAAAGGGGCGGACAGGATCTTCGAAAGATTTCTTGAGGAACTCAAGGTGAGTCCGGACGAGCCCACCAGTGACGGACTCTTCTCCGTTCATGGAGTGAGATGCCTCGGAGCGTGCAGCATGGCTCCCGTTGTCATGGTGGACGACAGCGACTTCTACGGTAGAGTGACGCCCGATATGGTACCTCAGATCATAAACAAGTACAGGCGGGAGGGATGA
- a CDS encoding DUF190 domain-containing protein translates to MKLLRIYLGEKDRHGGKPLFEYLVKQAYELGMKGVTVYRGIMGFGHKRHIHRSDFFSLSPDLPIVLEIVDEEGRINEFLRELDGIDFDGLVLLIDVEVVKMG, encoded by the coding sequence ATGAAACTTTTGAGAATCTACCTTGGGGAGAAGGACAGACATGGAGGAAAGCCCCTCTTCGAGTACCTTGTGAAGCAAGCCTATGAACTTGGAATGAAAGGAGTAACCGTTTACAGAGGAATAATGGGATTTGGTCACAAAAGGCACATACACAGGAGTGACTTCTTCAGTCTCTCACCGGATCTTCCCATCGTCCTGGAGATCGTAGATGAAGAAGGAAGGATAAATGAGTTTTTGAGAGAACTCGATGGCATAGATTTCGATGGTCTTGTTCTCTTAATCGATGTCGAAGTTGTAAAAATGGGTTAG
- the porC gene encoding pyruvate synthase subunit PorC has translation MPVAKKYFEIRWHGRAGQGAKSASQMLAEAALEAGKFVQAFPEYGAERTGAPMRAFNRIGDEYIRVRSAIENPDVVVVIDETLLSPAIVEGLSEDGILLVNTVKDFEFVRQKTGFNGKICVVDATDIALQEIKRGIPNTPMLGALVRVTGVVPLEVIEKRIEKMFGKKFPQEVVEANKRALRRGYEEVKCSE, from the coding sequence ATGCCCGTTGCAAAGAAATACTTTGAGATTCGCTGGCACGGTAGAGCCGGGCAGGGCGCAAAGAGCGCTTCTCAGATGCTGGCAGAGGCGGCACTAGAAGCAGGAAAATTCGTTCAGGCGTTTCCAGAATACGGTGCAGAAAGAACGGGTGCTCCCATGAGGGCGTTCAACAGAATAGGCGATGAGTACATCAGAGTAAGATCCGCCATAGAGAATCCAGATGTTGTCGTGGTAATCGATGAAACGCTACTTTCTCCTGCCATTGTAGAGGGTCTTTCGGAAGACGGAATCCTCCTTGTGAACACGGTGAAAGACTTCGAGTTCGTCCGACAGAAAACAGGCTTCAACGGAAAGATCTGCGTGGTCGATGCTACAGACATTGCCCTTCAGGAAATAAAACGTGGTATACCGAACACACCCATGCTAGGAGCACTGGTCAGAGTAACAGGAGTTGTGCCACTTGAAGTGATAGAGAAAAGAATTGAAAAGATGTTCGGAAAGAAATTCCCTCAGGAAGTGGTGGAAGCAAACAAGAGGGCCCTCAGGCGTGGATACGAAGAAGTGAAATGCTCAGAGTGA
- the crcB gene encoding fluoride efflux transporter CrcB has protein sequence MRSEDRLEYLLVAIGGSIGAIFRYFVSRVVNSLFPFSYLPLGTIVVNTTGSFFLSLMMFASLEKVPLSKEAILFFGTGLLGAFTTFSTFTYETLSLIEESPARGVVYMLTSLILSFTGAYFGMILGRGKV, from the coding sequence ATGAGGAGTGAAGACAGGTTGGAATACCTCCTTGTGGCAATCGGCGGATCGATCGGAGCCATTTTCAGGTATTTCGTTTCCAGAGTGGTCAACTCCCTTTTTCCATTCTCCTATCTTCCTCTTGGAACGATCGTTGTGAACACCACTGGATCTTTTTTTCTCTCTCTTATGATGTTCGCCTCTCTTGAAAAGGTTCCCCTGTCGAAGGAAGCGATCCTCTTTTTTGGAACAGGACTTCTCGGTGCCTTCACCACTTTTTCTACCTTCACGTACGAGACGCTTTCCCTCATAGAAGAAAGCCCGGCAAGGGGTGTGGTGTACATGCTGACCAGTCTGATCCTTTCCTTCACAGGTGCTTATTTTGGAATGATTCTGGGGAGAGGAAAGGTATGA
- the mutL gene encoding DNA mismatch repair endonuclease MutL: MRIRRLPESLIRKIAAGEVIHNPSFVVKELVENSLDAQANRVVVEVENGGKNLVRVSDNGTGMTKEEVLVAIEPHTTSKIESEEDLRRIRTYGFRGEALASIVQVSRTRIVTKTKEDALATQVLITGGKVEEISETHRDTGTTVEVKDLFFNLPVRRKSLKSSSIELRMCREMFERFALVKNNVDFTFISDGKIIHSFPATSDLFERALLILEDLRKGYITFEEELSDLKIKGIVSAREITRPNRTGEYFYVNERFVISEELHEVLMKVYDLPKRRYPIAVLFIETDPEKLDINIHPSKIVVRFLEEEKVKEALEEVLTKNLARKWYRSVTYEEISSRALSVAEPSSYRWFLVKKKYAVVETEDALFFIDLHALHERVIYEEILAKRVWRSKNLKRRVITSLPDEKLEKLEKLGFSFQFEGESLVVRKVPEFLTEDAVEEFFKEIIHGSTEMLREKIALAACKLATRSGEFDEKTASKLVDLYFQKKYERCPHGRPVSFRISYEDLDRFFER; the protein is encoded by the coding sequence TTGAGAATAAGAAGGCTTCCTGAAAGTCTGATCAGAAAGATAGCTGCAGGTGAGGTAATACACAATCCCTCCTTTGTTGTGAAAGAACTCGTTGAAAACAGCCTGGATGCACAGGCAAACAGGGTGGTTGTTGAGGTCGAAAACGGCGGGAAGAATCTCGTGAGAGTATCAGACAACGGAACGGGAATGACAAAGGAAGAGGTCCTTGTCGCTATAGAACCTCACACAACGAGTAAAATAGAAAGCGAAGAGGACCTTCGCAGGATCAGAACGTACGGTTTCAGAGGAGAGGCACTCGCTTCGATCGTTCAGGTGAGCAGGACCAGAATCGTGACTAAAACGAAGGAAGATGCCCTTGCAACTCAGGTTCTGATAACCGGAGGAAAGGTGGAAGAAATTTCTGAAACCCACAGAGACACCGGTACAACAGTTGAGGTGAAGGATCTTTTCTTCAATCTACCCGTTCGAAGAAAATCCCTGAAATCTTCCTCAATAGAACTCAGAATGTGTCGTGAGATGTTCGAACGGTTCGCCCTTGTGAAAAACAACGTGGACTTCACCTTCATCTCAGATGGAAAGATAATTCATTCTTTCCCAGCAACAAGCGACCTTTTCGAAAGGGCTCTTTTGATACTCGAGGATCTGAGAAAGGGATATATAACGTTCGAAGAGGAACTTTCGGATCTGAAGATAAAAGGAATCGTTTCAGCGCGTGAAATCACAAGACCGAACAGAACAGGAGAGTACTTCTATGTGAACGAACGCTTTGTCATCTCTGAGGAGCTCCACGAGGTTCTCATGAAGGTCTACGATCTTCCAAAAAGAAGGTATCCGATCGCTGTTTTATTCATAGAAACAGATCCGGAAAAACTCGATATCAACATACACCCCTCGAAGATCGTGGTGAGGTTTCTGGAGGAAGAAAAGGTCAAAGAGGCCCTGGAGGAAGTTTTGACGAAAAATCTTGCAAGGAAGTGGTACAGATCGGTTACGTACGAAGAAATCTCCTCCCGTGCGCTCAGTGTGGCAGAACCTTCTTCCTACAGGTGGTTTCTTGTGAAGAAAAAGTACGCGGTTGTGGAGACTGAAGATGCCCTTTTTTTCATCGATCTTCACGCACTTCATGAGCGGGTCATATACGAGGAAATCCTGGCAAAAAGGGTATGGAGATCGAAGAACCTGAAGAGAAGGGTCATCACCAGCCTGCCTGATGAAAAGCTGGAAAAACTGGAAAAACTGGGCTTTTCCTTCCAGTTTGAAGGTGAATCCCTGGTGGTTCGGAAGGTTCCAGAGTTTCTCACAGAAGATGCCGTGGAAGAATTCTTCAAAGAGATCATCCACGGCAGCACGGAGATGTTGAGGGAAAAAATTGCCCTTGCCGCGTGTAAACTTGCCACAAGATCCGGTGAATTCGACGAAAAGACGGCTTCAAAACTCGTGGATCTTTACTTCCAGAAAAAATACGAAAGGTGTCCACACGGAAGGCCTGTTTCTTTCAGGATCAGTTACGAAGATCTGGACAGGTTCTTCGAACGCTAA
- a CDS encoding methyl-accepting chemotaxis protein, producing MREIVDKLTSAFFAENTIISFTSQLDEALTRKLQRVQRKVENIKDRFIELNGVFQKISQEFQKNSEKLIEAVQEMENMNSQIIEDLKKSGTSVDQVVDRVNEASSQIAETLENIKSIEELVRNIMKIARETNILALNATIEAARAGEAGKGFAVVASEVQNLSSETNRVTKQIEAKTREIIESTQRSLENLEFMANLFETVGRTLQNMIQFMEKNVALLQEVKNTLDNSSKTLFEESEEINSATKVLEETTRGFTTIARVINSVVSAQRKLKDLKI from the coding sequence ATGAGGGAAATCGTGGACAAACTGACTTCCGCCTTCTTTGCAGAAAATACCATCATATCGTTCACCAGCCAGCTCGACGAAGCCCTGACCAGAAAACTCCAGAGGGTCCAGCGGAAAGTGGAGAACATCAAAGATAGATTCATAGAGCTCAACGGGGTGTTTCAAAAGATCTCCCAGGAATTTCAGAAAAACAGTGAGAAACTGATCGAAGCTGTTCAGGAAATGGAGAACATGAACAGCCAGATCATCGAGGATCTAAAAAAATCGGGTACAAGTGTTGACCAGGTTGTCGACAGGGTGAACGAAGCATCCTCACAGATAGCAGAAACACTGGAGAACATAAAATCCATAGAAGAACTCGTTCGAAACATCATGAAGATAGCAAGGGAAACAAATATACTCGCTCTGAACGCCACCATAGAGGCAGCTCGTGCGGGAGAAGCCGGTAAAGGTTTTGCAGTGGTTGCAAGCGAGGTTCAGAACCTCTCCAGCGAGACGAACAGGGTGACAAAACAGATCGAAGCCAAAACAAGGGAGATAATAGAATCCACCCAGCGCTCTCTCGAAAATCTAGAGTTCATGGCAAACCTTTTCGAAACGGTGGGAAGGACCCTTCAGAACATGATCCAGTTCATGGAAAAAAACGTGGCTCTCCTCCAAGAAGTGAAAAACACCCTTGACAACTCGAGTAAAACGTTGTTCGAAGAAAGCGAGGAGATCAACTCGGCCACGAAAGTGCTGGAAGAGACAACCAGGGGATTCACAACGATAGCCAGGGTGATAAACTCTGTGGTCTCTGCCCAGAGGAAGCTGAAGGACCTGAAAATTTAA